From Methanothrix sp., the proteins below share one genomic window:
- a CDS encoding AMP-binding protein codes for MAEQKAATTAVLLEETRVFHPPKELAENSNVMQWMKKKGFSSEREMRAWTGQHYIEFWDEMAKTYADWFEPYAQILEWKPPYARWFVGGKCNVAYNAVDRHAKDAKKDKVAYIFVPEPTDQQVQKITYLDLYKAVNKFANGLKSLGVKKGDRVSIYMPMIPETPIAMLACAKIGAIHSVVFSGFSAGGLQSRVLDAESKVVVTTDGFYRRGKPLPLKPNVDEAVQNAPSVEKVVVVKRAGLDVPMKEGRD; via the coding sequence ATGGCTGAGCAAAAAGCTGCTACAACTGCGGTTCTTCTTGAGGAGACAAGAGTATTCCATCCCCCGAAGGAGCTTGCTGAGAACTCAAACGTCATGCAGTGGATGAAGAAAAAGGGTTTCAGCAGCGAGCGGGAGATGCGCGCCTGGACAGGCCAGCACTACATAGAGTTCTGGGACGAAATGGCAAAGACATACGCGGACTGGTTTGAGCCATACGCGCAGATCCTCGAGTGGAAGCCTCCGTATGCGAGATGGTTCGTCGGAGGGAAGTGCAACGTCGCGTACAACGCCGTGGACAGACATGCAAAGGACGCAAAGAAGGACAAGGTCGCCTATATCTTCGTGCCCGAGCCGACAGATCAGCAGGTGCAGAAGATAACCTACCTGGATCTGTACAAGGCTGTTAACAAATTCGCAAACGGCCTGAAGAGTCTTGGTGTGAAGAAGGGCGACAGGGTCAGCATATACATGCCCATGATCCCGGAGACGCCGATAGCGATGCTCGCATGCGCAAAGATCGGCGCGATCCACAGCGTGGTCTTCTCGGGATTCAGCGCTGGAGGCCTCCAGAGCAGGGTGCTCGATGCGGAATCGAAGGTTGTTGTGACAACGGATGGCTTCTACAGGCGTGGCAAGCCGCTCCCGCTCAAGCCGAACGTCGATGAGGCCGTCCAGAACGCCCCGAGCGTCGAGAAGGTTGTTGTGGTCAAGAGGGCAGGGCTTGACGTCCCGATGAAGGAGGGCCGCGAT